The Paramicrobacterium fandaimingii DNA segment GACACATCCGCGTCACCCCCATGAAGGCCCGCCGCGTTGTCAACCTTGTCCGCGGCAAGCAGGCGCAGGAGGCACTGGCCATCCTGAAGTTCGCCCCGCAGGGTGCTTCGGAGCCCGTCTACAAGCTGGTTGCTTCGGCCATTGCCAACGCCCGCGTGAAGGCAGATGCCGAGAACAGCTTCCTCGACGAGCAGGACCTGTACATCACCAAGGCATTTGTTGACGAGGGTGCGACCCTCAAGCGGTTCCAGCCGCGTGCCCAGGGCCGCGCATACCGCATCAACAAGCGCACAAGCCACATCACGATCGTCCTCTCGACGCCTGATGAGGTAAGCGCAGCCACGGAAACAAAGAAGGCGAGCAACTAATGGGCCAGAAGGTAAACCCGTACGGCTTCCGTCTTGGTGTCACAACCGACCACGTTTCGCGCTGGTTCGCTGACAGCACCAAGCCAGGACAGCGTTACAGCGACTATGTCGCAGAAGACGTCAAGATTCGCAAGCTGCTGACCACGTCGCTGGACCGCGCAGGCGTTTCGCGCATCGAGATCGAGCGCACCCGTGACCGCGTGCGTGTGGACATCCACACGGCCCGCCCGGGAATCGTCATCG contains these protein-coding regions:
- the rplV gene encoding 50S ribosomal protein L22, which translates into the protein MVESIARVRHIRVTPMKARRVVNLVRGKQAQEALAILKFAPQGASEPVYKLVASAIANARVKADAENSFLDEQDLYITKAFVDEGATLKRFQPRAQGRAYRINKRTSHITIVLSTPDEVSAATETKKASN